CCGGCCATAAGAAACTCGCGCGCCGGGAGGAGCGAAAAACCACATGGAACCCCGGACTCGCTCCGGGAGTGACCCGCCCGTTTCAAACGGGCCGGGTAGGCCGAGAGGGAGGAGACATGGCTAGGAATCTGGCGATCGTCATGTTGAGCATGGCCCTGATCGGCTGCGGCACCGCTCCCAGGGCCGCCTCCATCGCCGCCTCCGCGCAGGCCCAGGCCGGCAAAGCGGCCGACAGCCAGATCGTGGCCGAGACCTACGGGCTCATCAGCCGCTGGCTGCTGGATCGCAACTACATGGTGACCTCGGTCGCCCAGTACCAGCAGAGCCGGGCGGCCGGCAAGGTGGCCGTCCGCGGGACGTTCTGGTCCACGTACCGCACGAAGCGGGGATTCCTGTTCCGCACGGGCTACTGGAACCTGTCGCTTCGCGACGAGGCGGGCGGCGGCGGCATCGGCGGCGGCTACGATCGGGGCTACGACCGCGGGTACGGCGGTTACGATCGCTCCTACGGTCCCAGCTACTCGCACTACAACGGCGGGATGATGTACGACTACTTCGAGGGCGTCGAGGAGAGCATCGAGGAAGGCATCTGGGACGATTACGACAACGACTACACCGGGGACTGCGAAGGCACCTACGGGAATCGCTCGCGCCGCAACCCTCGCCGCGACTACAACGACGGTCTTGACTGCTACCCGGGCAGCGACTACAACTCGCCGGGCTACGGGTCGGGCTACGATCCCGGCAGCCCGTACCGGTCACCCTACAACTCGTACAACGGCCTCTCGGTGCCGCTCGTGCGCATCACCGACAACTCGCGGTCGCGGAACTTCAAGCTCTTCAACGGCCAGCCGGCGATCGCCTTCGTGGACGGCCAGCGCTTGAAGGAAGTGCGCCTGGTCCGCGACGGCAGCGCGATCTGGAAGGGACTCTTCTAGGTCACCGCCGGCGGGGAAACCTTCACGGATAGAGGCGCCAGCTCCGAACAGGTAGGGGCGCTCGGCCATCGTGGCACGACCCCTCGTTTCGGGAACAAGAAACCCGGAAGGGGGGACCGCGCATGCACATTGACGCGAAATGCCACCCGGGCACCGGCAAGCTGGTGCGCCCGCCGGATCCGGCCGAAATCGCCGAGAAGATCGACAGGGCGGCCAACGCGGCCAGAAAGCCCAAGCGTCCCCGCCCCGAGCGGAAGGAACCCATCGACGAGACCCCGAAGACCAAGCCCAAGCCGCCCAAGAGCCTCGATCTGCCTGACAACTTCCTGGGCGACAACCAGCGCGAACCTCAGGCGATGGGCCGCCCGGGCTGGCGCCCCCCGGTGCTGGGTTGAGCCGGCACCGGCGGCTGCAGTCAACTCACACGAGGGAGGGCTTCGAGCCATGAAGATCGGCGATCCGGGCAAGAGCGGGAGCACGGGCAAGCTGCCCGATTTGCCAGGAAACAAGCCGCCCGAGGCTGCTCCGAAGCGACCGCTGCCGGGAGCCGATGTCCCGAATCCCCCGAGGTCGCGAAAGCCAGGCAAGCCCGGCCCCGCGGAGCCGAGGTTGCCGAAACTCGAAAATCCGACGCTTCGCAGCCTGATCCCCGATCCCGACGCCCCGCCGCCCCCCCCTGGCAGGCCGATGGGCGGTCGGCCAGGGCTCTCCGGGAGTCGCCCGCGCGGCTGATAGCGGCGCCCAGATGACTTTGCGCTGTCTTCGTCACCCCGGCGAGAGCCGGGTCTAGCCGAGGTCTGGCTAGATTCCGGCTTCCGCCGGAATGACGCGGGGCGGAGTCGTGTGAGCGGCGCCATTAGGCGGCGGGTGCCCGGCGCCAACCGGCCGGACACCCGCCTCACCCGCTAGCGAAAGGCCCGGCCGGCCGCGATGGGCACGGCCACGCGCAGGCGGCCGGTGTGCCCGAGGCGCGAACGTTCGGCGCCTTGGCGGGCCCGCCCTCGCATGGCCTTGTGCCGCTCCTCGGCGCAGATCAGCACCGCCAGGGCGTGGGTCACCCGATCCAGGCGGTCGACGCGGGTCAGGAGATCCCGCAACCAGGGCCGCGGTGCCCAGAATTCCTGGTCGTTGAGCCACCGCCGGGCGATGTCGCGGCAGGACAGGTGGCCGTAGTCGCGCAGGTAAGGGAGCAGGAGCGCCGCTAGCCGCTTGTTGCCCCGCACTCCGAGATCGGGAACCAGATTCAGACGCATCGCCATGGTGGCCTCCTCGCTGGACGAAAATTTGTTCGACACTCGAAAGTTTAATCGAGGAAGTGGGCGTCAAGGAAGTGAAATCGATCACGTGTTCGAGAGATCGACCTCGGGAGGCGCCGCTCTACCTGGCAGCGTGCGGCAATGGCAGATCCAGAACGGTGCAGAGGCCCGTCGCGCCGACGATGCGCGGCACGGTGTTGAGCAGCGTCGCGACGGTGGCGACGTCTCCCGGCAGGCCGCCCGGAATCGCGAGGGCGAGATCGGGATCGCCCGTCACCTGGACGCTGTCTTCGTCCGCAACCCCGCCCAGGGCCATGATCAGTTCGAGTTCGACCGCCGTATCCGGGCCGGCCTTTGCCCGCGCGAACTGGTGCAGGCCGACGACCAGGCCTGCCTCGACGGTCAGAAACTCGCTCTGCCGGCGGTAGTCGGTGACGATGGGCGCCAATTCGTCCTCGATGCCGGTGACCGCGAAACCGAGGCCGCAAGCCAGCAGGGCCGCGGACTCGGCCAGGCCGATATGCCCCATGCGGCCGCCCTCCATCTCGGCGGCAAACTCTGCAGGCGTCATGCCGGCCCCGGTCTTCTTCTGCAAGTTCAGGCGCCGGCGGGACGTGTCCACCACGCGGCGTACCCGCACCTGGCGCACGGACCGGCAGCAGGTCGTGAGGACCAGGGGCAGGGCGTCCATCGCGAAGCCCGGGTTGACGCCGACGCCGACCAGGGCGGTGCCGGCGTCGCGGGCAGCGCGATCGAGTCGGGCGGCCAGGTCGGGGTGACGGAGGCCGGGGAACGCGAGTTCTTCGGCGCTGGAGACGACTCGCAGCCCCCGCTCGAGGAGCGCCAGCAACTGGGGGGCGACGTCCGGCAAGAAGGAACCGGTGGTGTGCACGGCCACGCGGGCGCCGGCGAGATCGCCCAGATCGGCTCTCACCGGCACGCCCCACGGCGCCTCGCCGCAGACCTCCCCGAGATCTCGGCCCACCTTCGCCGGATCGACGTCCACGGCTCCCACGACGCGCAGGCCGGTCCGAGCCCGGGCGGCGCGCGCCACCTCGATGCCGATGGCGCCGAGGCCGAAAAGCACCACCTCGACGGGCGGGACGGCCGGGGCGGGAGCGGGGCCGGGCAGGGTACGGAGCAGGGGACGCACGTCTTGGGCCATCATCGGGAGATTCCTCCGGGCGATAACGGCTCGATGACTACCATTCGAGCCTTTCCCAGTGTAGCAGGCCGGACAGGGAGTTATCATCGGGCGTGCGGTTCGAACGTGGCTTCCTCGCGCTGATCGTTCTGGGCGCGGCGCTCGCCGCCCTGCCGGCGGTCGGGCAGCCGAGGGCGCCGCGGCTGGAATTGCTCGACGCCGGAGACCTGGGAGGCGAGCCGCGGATGCCGGCGCTGGCAGGCGGCGTCTGGAACCGGGAACCGCTGATCCTCGGCGTGGAGCCCGACCTCGATCGCACCGTGCTCTATCGCCTCGCCTGGCTGGAACGCGGCGCGGCCCCGAACTTGCCCGGTCCCGACCGGCCGCGCCAGGGCGAGACAGCGGGCGCCGACGCTCCGGAGCTGCAGGACGTCCTGGAAGGTACCGTGGCCACGGGCAGTGCCGGCCCGGCGCGCGGCGACGTTGCGCCGGCGGCCGGCCGGCCCCAGCCGATCGCCCTTGAGCCGGGCCTGCCGGAGATCGTGCCCTTCGAGCCGCTCCCGCCCGGGGTCGACTCCGTGGCGCTCGCCGGATCGGTCCGGGATGGCCTGCTCGCCTGGGTCGCCCGCGAAGGTTCCCCGGAGGTCCCGCTCTACCGGCTAGCGGCGCGGCGCTTCGCCGTGCACGGCAAGCCGGCCGGCGGGGATCTGACGCTGCAGGTCGGCCCCGGGCGCCCCGCCGACCTTGCCGTCGCCGTCGCGCCCGATGGCGAGGCCCTCATCGCCTGGACCAACCACCTGGCCGGTCGGGGCGCGGCGCTCCACTGGCGGTCGGTCGGGCACGGCGGCGAGATTGGCGCGCTCCGGCGCCAGTGGGACATCGCGAGCGATCAAGGCAGCCCGTCGGTGGCCGTGCTCCCGGGCGGATTCGCCCTGGCTCATCTCGAAACGCCGCTCCAGGGGCAGCCGCCGGAGCCGCTGGAAGGTGGCGACGACGAGGTGGCCGGTCGAGGACCGGACCGGGCCTTGCGAATCCGGAAGGTGAGTGCCGGCGACGCTTCGCCGCGCGGCGAAGCCTCCACGGTGGCGCAACGGCCTGGCCTGGATCATCCGCAGGTCCGTTCCCGCGGGGGAGCGGCCCACGTGTTCTGGACCGACCCGCGTGGCGGCGGCCGCATGCTGCGCTCCCGCGCCGTTGGATCGGACGCGGTGCCCGCCGGCGCCGACTTCGCGCTCCGGACCGACCTGCGCGCGTCCGAGCCCGAGCCCTTCCGCGTCCTCCCCGCCGCCGATGGCCTCTGGCTGGTCGTGTGGCCACAACTCGAGGGGCGCGGTCGCGCCATGGTCCTGCAAGCCAGGCTCTTCCACGGCGCGGGAAACGCTGTCGGACCACCGGCGCTGGTAGGGCGATCCGGAGGAGACCTGGCCTTGCGGGACGTGGTCGAGAGTCGCGGCGCGGACCGGTGGATCGCGGTCTGGACCGAGGAGGAAGCGGGCAGGTTCAGGCTGCGGTACCGGCCGCTCCTTCTCAAGTGACCGCGGTCGTATCGGTCGCCCAGCTTGCCGTGCGAGACGGCGACTTCGCGGGCAACCTCGCGCTGGCCAGAAGCGCAGCCGGGGAAGCGGCCGCCCGCGGGAGCGACCTGCTGGTCTTGCCGGAGCTCTGGCTTTCCGGGCAGGCCCTGGAGACCGCGACGGCGACGGCCCTGCGGGAAGGCGACGAACGCGCCGAGCAACTGGCGGCGATTGCCCGCGATTCCGGCATGATGGTGGCGGGAAGCGTCCTGGCGGCGGCTTCCGGCCGGCCCCGCAACAGGCTCATGATCCACGACTCCATGGGCAAGGTCGTCGCCACCTACGACAAGGTGCACCTGTTCGGGCTCATGGCCGAGGACCGCCATCTCGCCCCGGGCGATCGCGCGGTGGTGGCCGACCTCGGCTGGTGCAGGGCCGGCCTGGCCATCTGTTACGACCTCCGCTTTCCCGACCTCTTCGGGCGTCTGGTCCGAGACGGCGCGGACGTCGTCATCATCCCGGCGGCCTGGCCGCGCGTCCGGATCGCTCACTGGCTCGCCCTGGTGCGGGCGCGAGCCATCGAGAGCCAGTTGTATGTCGTGGCCTGCAACCGCACCGGCGAGCACGCCGGCATGGAGTTCGGCGGGCACTCGCTGGTCGTCGATCCCTGGGGCGACGTCTTGCACCAGTCGGAAGGCGACCCGGGCATGTTCACCGTGACGCTCGATCTGGCCCGCGTGGCCGAAGTCCGCGCTAGCTTGCCGGTGGCGAAGGACCGGCGCCCGGACGTCTACGGGCCGCCCTGAAGCTCGGGCGGCAAGTCGTCGGAGGCGGCCAGCAAGGCCTGCAGACCGGCCGGGGTTTCCTTCCTGGCGGGCTCCTCGGGGGGCGCCGCCGGCGGGTCGTTCCCGGCCGCAGGCGCCTGGGCCGGTTCGGTCGCGGCGGCAGCGGGATCTGCACCGGTCGCGGCGGCAGCGGGCTCTGCACCGGTCGCGGCGGCTGCGGGCTCCGCTGCGCCCCGGGCCTCCTCGATCTCTTCCAGGAGGCCCGGTTCGTCGCCAGGCGGCGGGGCCACGGGTCGAACCGTGACGCGAAACTTCCGGGCGAACTCGGGCTGGCCGGCGATGCGGACCAGGAAGCGCACGAACCAGATCACGGCGTGGTGCTCGGCCTCGAAGGTCGGCGCGGCGTCGCGCGGGACGTAGAGGATCCCCTTGGCCGCGGCCGCGACGCCTTTGCGGAGTTCCCGGGGGCCAGCCATCTGGTACTCGGTCTCGCCGGCGCGGGCCGTCTTCCAGGTGCCCGGCTCGGATCGCCGGCCGGCGACGAACACCCGTTCCTCGCGGAAGAGCGAGACCCAGATCCCTTCGAGCTTGCCCTTGTACCGCGGCCGGAACTCGATTTCGCAAGCCAGGGCATCGCCGGGCAGGGCCACCTGCGGGGATAAATCATGGCGAGACGCGCCAAGCGGCCCCAGCCGCCAGTCCGCGAGCACCTGCCAGCCCATCATGCCCAGCCCGACTCCCATGCCGCCGATCGAGATCAAGAACGGCGCGAGGAACGGGGAATCCTGGCCGAAGACGAGCCGCGTCATGACCGGCAGGGGCAGATCCGCCACGGCCCCCAGCAACACGGCGAACATTGCCAGGCCGAGCCCGGTGAAGCACAGACCGACAAGCAGCCACCAGTATGGTTCGGAGGGCGAGCGCGCATCGCTCCTGATGGGCGGCGGCGCCGCGTACGTCGGGCCATGGTCGGGCGTGGCGCCCTCGGCGGCAACGACCTGGATCTCCCGCTCTGCTGTCTCGTCGGCATGCCGCAGATCGGCATGCGCGCGCAGGAACCACGCCACCGAGAAGGTCTCGCCCTCCCACGAGACCGGCCCGGCCGGCGCCTTGAAGCGAAAAGGGAATGCCTCTTTGTGGCCCGCGGGCCAGGCGCCGCGGAACAACTCGACCTGCGAGGTCCCGCCTTGCTCGGGCACGCCTTCGCCTTGCGTCCGCCACTCGCAGGAGACGACCAGCCGCTGGCAATGGCAGTCGGCGTCCACGGCGACCGCGATGCGGCCGGCGATGGCGTCGCCCAGGCGGTAGGCCCGCGGCGCGCCGTCAAGCTTGATCTCGAGCCGGCAACCCATCTGCGTTCGACGTACCCCGGCGTCGCGATTTGTTTCCGCGGCGAGGGGAAGCGGGACCTTCAGTTGCCCGCAGGGAGCGCCGCGCGTTCGGGCTGCACGGCTGCATCGTCCGGCCTCGGCGCGAGGTCGATCGGCAATGTGAACCAGAATTCGCTGCCGGCACCCGGCCGGCTCTCGACCCCGATGCTGCCGCCATGGGCTTCCACGATCGACCGGCTGATGGCCAGCCCGAGCCCCGTGCCTGCCTGGAGCCGCCCGGCCGGGAGCTGGCTGAACCCCTGGAAGAGTTTCCCGATGTCTTCCGGATCGATGCCGATGCCCGTATCCTCGACG
This window of the Candidatus Tanganyikabacteria bacterium genome carries:
- a CDS encoding carbon-nitrogen family hydrolase codes for the protein MTAVVSVAQLAVRDGDFAGNLALARSAAGEAAARGSDLLVLPELWLSGQALETATATALREGDERAEQLAAIARDSGMMVAGSVLAAASGRPRNRLMIHDSMGKVVATYDKVHLFGLMAEDRHLAPGDRAVVADLGWCRAGLAICYDLRFPDLFGRLVRDGADVVIIPAAWPRVRIAHWLALVRARAIESQLYVVACNRTGEHAGMEFGGHSLVVDPWGDVLHQSEGDPGMFTVTLDLARVAEVRASLPVAKDRRPDVYGPP
- a CDS encoding dihydrodipicolinate reductase; the encoded protein is MRPLLRTLPGPAPAPAVPPVEVVLFGLGAIGIEVARAARARTGLRVVGAVDVDPAKVGRDLGEVCGEAPWGVPVRADLGDLAGARVAVHTTGSFLPDVAPQLLALLERGLRVVSSAEELAFPGLRHPDLAARLDRAARDAGTALVGVGVNPGFAMDALPLVLTTCCRSVRQVRVRRVVDTSRRRLNLQKKTGAGMTPAEFAAEMEGGRMGHIGLAESAALLACGLGFAVTGIEDELAPIVTDYRRQSEFLTVEAGLVVGLHQFARAKAGPDTAVELELIMALGGVADEDSVQVTGDPDLALAIPGGLPGDVATVATLLNTVPRIVGATGLCTVLDLPLPHAAR